The genomic region GGAGGCTTTTGTCTGAAAATGATTTGGGAAACCGTCTTGAGAAAACTACGAGGCCTTCTGGACCTTTCCCGACTTGATGCAGTTGGTGCACACGCGGATGCGCTTGTTGGCGCCCTTGACCACCGCGTGCACCGGACGCAGATTTACATTCCAGCGACGCCGGCTGACGTTGTGCGCGTGGCTGATTTTGTTTCCAAATTGCGGACCTTTGCCGCAGACTTCACAAACTTTTGCCATGACGGGAAACTCCCTGGTTTTCACTCAGAAGGGCTTTGAAGCTTCAGAGCTGTGTTTGTTAAAGGTAAATTTTACATCAGGTTAGCGAGCTTGGCAAATCATCGCCTGGCAAATGGGCGGCTGGCTCAACGCAAGCCTCTGCGCGACTCCCACCTGCCCCTAATCATCATGCTTCTGAATCTCCGCGACTTTCTTCTTGTCCAGGTAGACGTACGCAGTGTGGTACACCAACTGCGTCAGTCCCGCGGCTGAGGCATTTGTTTTCACAGGGAAGCCCATGGCCATATACAAAGCGATTTCCGACATACCGACGAACACTTTACCCGCCCGTATGGCGCTGACTTCTTCTTCCGACAAAAACGCCGGCATCGCCAGCGAGGCGCAGCCATACTTGCTTTCCGTGAGCGAATCTTCAATGCAGCCAGGAACGTACAATGCTTTGCGATTACCGGGCAACTCCAGCGCCACCAGCATGAAATCAAGTTTTTCCGAGTAACGAAGATCAACGACGGGCAGGGGCGTGAGCAATGGCACATCATGGATCACGGCTTCGGAATAGCCCACGCCTTCTTTGATGGTTTGGATGTTGGCGGTGGTCAGGCCCATGTCATACACCTTCGTCAGGCGGGTCAGGTAGAGCGATTTCCCTCGGAGCTTCTGCGCCAGCGCTACCGCGTCCTTCTTGTGTTGTTCGCGGACCGAGAGCAGCACAAAAGAGTCGCTGGCTGCGGTGCCGGTCTGCAATGTGTACACGGTGGTCGCCACCAGCTCGCCCGTATCCAGCTTCACGATGGCGTCAGCGTACTTCACGTAAGTGTCGTCCGTTTGGGGCGAGGGCGGCTGGTAGAGTCCGGGCCGCGGGGCTTGGATGGCGATGATGACCCCCGTACGGCCGACATAACTGGCCGGTATGTTCTTCTGGCTCTCATACAGGCCCTTCTTTTCCTTGACGAAAGTCCAATCGCCGAGAAACGCGTAAGTGCCGTTGGTGAAGTTGGGATTGACCGAGATTCGTTGGTTTACGAACTTCGCGCGGAAGTCCTTGAGGGGGATGCGGTCCTGGGCTTGTGCCGCAGCGCCGCCGAGCATCACCAGAAAAATAAGTAGGCGTTTCATAGCGATGGCGCAGATCATACTCTGGCGCTTCGATGGTTTCAAGATTACTTACTCGGCCATGCCCTGTTATCCTCACAAGATTGAAGCGCACACCAAGCTCAGCCAGCTGGAGGTGAGTAGAGTTGATGGAAGCCTTGCTTTTTGACGTTTTCGGGACCGTGGTTGACTGGCGAACCAGCCTGATCCGGCGGCTTGAGCAGTTAGGCCGCGAAAACGGGCTCACTGCCGACTGGGCGGCCCTGGCAGACGACTGGCGCGCCGGATACGAGCCTGCCATGGGCGAAGTCCGCAGCGGACGCCGCGCGTGGACGTGCCTGGAGCAGTTGCATCGCGAGTCGCTGGACTTGCTCCTGCCGCGCCACGGCCTCGATGCCGTCAGCGATCGGTTGCGAAAACAAATGGTCCTGGGCTGGCACTCGCTTGACCCGTGGCCGGACGCGGTGGCCGGGCTGCAGCGGCTTAAACAGAAGTACATTATCGGTACGCTTTCCAACGGCGGCGTGCGCCTGCTGGCGGACATGGCCCGCTTCGCCGGGCTGCCCTGGGACGTGATCTTTTCCTCGGACAACTTCCGCCATTACAAGCCCGATCCCAGCGTCTATCTGGGCGCGGCGGAGTTGCTCGACACCTCGCCCGGAAACATCATGCTGGTGGCGGCGCACAATTACGACCTGGCCGCAGCGCGCCAACACGGCTACAAGACGGCGTTCGTGGCGCGGCCCACGGAGTACGGGCCAAGGCAATCGAAGGACTTCAAGGCCGAATCGGATTGGGATTACGTGGCGAAGGACTTTGGGGAGTTGGCTGCTAAACTAGATCCTTGAAACTTCCAGCTATGGGTGCGGTATAGCTTTGTACAGCTACGCTTGAAGGACAACTTAATAAGATGAAACGAATCGTAGAGGTCTTCTGCCTTCTACTGTTGGCGACGGGCTGGAGTCTTGGACAGGACAACGAAGTGAGTTTCACTGTCGGTCCCACTTTTACAAGTGATCAAAAGCTTCGGACGGATAGCATTCTTCCTGGCTGCCAGGTGGCGGGCTGCACGGGCGTGACCACGTTTAGCACCGATGCTTCGGTTTCATTCTCGTTGGCCTATGCCCGCCGGATCACAGACATGGGCCCCGCCGCTCTTTACCTTGAGCTCCCGATAGTCGGGCAGCCCGGCCATGATGTCGAGGTAGTCTCCACAAACCGAACATTGGGGTTCTCCGGGACCGTCCGCGGCTCCGCATTTTTCTTCACTCCGGCAGCCAGAATCCAGTTCTTGCCGAAAGGACGGATTTCACCCTGGGCCACAGCCGGGTACGGGGTGGCGCGCCTCTCCCAGGACCTTAGCAGCAGCAGGCACACCAAAGGCGCTGCCCAATTTGGCGGCGGAATAGACTTCAAGACGTCACCTCACCTTGCCATACGGGGCGAGGTGCGCGATTTCTGGACACCGAGCATGGTGGAATCAGGCCCAGTGGCCACCCTGACCAGCGCCACGGCCTTGACCACTCACATCCATCACTTCTATGCCGGTGGAGGCGTGGTGTTCAAGTTCTGATTCCGGCGACTAGCAGTCGAAGGACCTTAAGGCAGAGTCGGATTGGGATTTTGTGTCGAAGGATTTTGAGGAGTTGGCGGGAGGCTCAGTGCGTAACGGCACGGACGACACCAAGCAGATTGACGCGGCGATTTCAGCTTACTACGACTCGCTTACGGACAAAGAGAGAGAAGAAGAACGGCTGTGGGGCGAGTTTGCGGAGTCGCAATTTCCACTGGATTAGCCTGCCAGTTGCCAGGCGGCGCGGCTAGCTCGACCGGAGGGTTTGAGCTTTACGTCCGCGTGAGCGCCCAGAAGGTGGCCGTAGTACAGCAGCTTGGAAACACTCAGCAGGGAAAGCTTGCCTCTCAGCAGTTCACTGACTCTGGGCTGCGGAATATCAAAGAGTTTTTCCAGTTGCCGGGGAGTAAGCTTTTTCTTTTTGATGAGCTTGAGGATGTCCTGATGCAGATCAGCCTTCAGCTTAAGCTCCAGCAGTTCTTGCTCGTCCAAGTCAAGGTCGTCCAGAACGTTTCCCATGGTTACGTGGGTGATCAATTTGCCGTTTCTCTTTCGCGCGTTGCTGTTCAAGGAGCCGTTTGAGCCTTTCTTTGGCAACGTCAATGTCCTTCTTTTCGGTTTGCGCCGTTCTCTTTTCGAAACAGTGCAAAGCGCAGACCACGTCTGCCATTTTGCAGCACAATTCATTTTCTTCTTACACATATGTATACGTGTGGTCTGCGGCCAGCGCCTTCCTCTACCCGTTCAACAATGCGCTCAGACAGTAATTGCCTAACCACACGCTGCACGCCAACCATGGGGTTGTGTGCGCTAAATCTGTATCCAGATTGCAGCATTCGATCCTTGAGGTCTTGCGCCGTGAATCTGCCGTCGAATGTCGCCACTGCCTCAAGCGCCTTGCGAATTATGGAATCTGGTCTACCTAACGCGATGTCTACAAGGTCTGAAATCTGCAGAGGATGATTTGCACCTGAGAGCACGTCCCTGGCCAGTTGTGCCATTTCTGGGTCAGCCAATAGCGTTTTGAGCTGCTCCATTTTGGCTATTTTGGTATCAATTTTTTCCAGGCTAACCATGCAACACCTCCATCTAAACGATAAAATACTTGTGAATCATTGTCAATCATTTTGTGATTGTCACGTTAACGTTGTCACGCATTCAGTGATTAACAAGCAGTCAGGCCACGAAGGAGGGAAAGAGCCCCCAAAGCAACATGGTTACACAGCAAAGAAAGAACGATGATTGTCATACCTTTCGGGCCACGCAGTGCGCGAGCAATCCGGTCAGCGCCCTACACAGGCAGA from Terriglobia bacterium harbors:
- the rpmB gene encoding 50S ribosomal protein L28 — translated: MAKVCEVCGKGPQFGNKISHAHNVSRRRWNVNLRPVHAVVKGANKRIRVCTNCIKSGKVQKAS
- a CDS encoding helix-turn-helix domain-containing protein, yielding MITHVTMGNVLDDLDLDEQELLELKLKADLHQDILKLIKKKKLTPRQLEKLFDIPQPRVSELLRGKLSLLSVSKLLYYGHLLGAHADVKLKPSGRASRAAWQLAG
- a CDS encoding haloacid dehalogenase type II — translated: MEALLFDVFGTVVDWRTSLIRRLEQLGRENGLTADWAALADDWRAGYEPAMGEVRSGRRAWTCLEQLHRESLDLLLPRHGLDAVSDRLRKQMVLGWHSLDPWPDAVAGLQRLKQKYIIGTLSNGGVRLLADMARFAGLPWDVIFSSDNFRHYKPDPSVYLGAAELLDTSPGNIMLVAAHNYDLAAARQHGYKTAFVARPTEYGPRQSKDFKAESDWDYVAKDFGELAAKLDP
- a CDS encoding porin family protein, with the protein product MKRIVEVFCLLLLATGWSLGQDNEVSFTVGPTFTSDQKLRTDSILPGCQVAGCTGVTTFSTDASVSFSLAYARRITDMGPAALYLELPIVGQPGHDVEVVSTNRTLGFSGTVRGSAFFFTPAARIQFLPKGRISPWATAGYGVARLSQDLSSSRHTKGAAQFGGGIDFKTSPHLAIRGEVRDFWTPSMVESGPVATLTSATALTTHIHHFYAGGGVVFKF
- a CDS encoding type II toxin-antitoxin system RelE/ParE family toxin — translated: MADVVCALHCFEKRTAQTEKKDIDVAKERLKRLLEQQRAKEKRQIDHPRNHGKRSGRP